A single region of the Brassica rapa cultivar Chiifu-401-42 chromosome A03, CAAS_Brap_v3.01, whole genome shotgun sequence genome encodes:
- the LOC103860529 gene encoding protein MIZU-KUSSEI 1 — protein sequence MAKPNSDDFASKRHNSFHWTRKVGSDENDDVSSHNPLPDNTKPLPKHNPSSSSSSTAITPKRKLQSFAVSRLRSVIASLSRARPGNNNSGLGSRVVGTLFGSRRGHVHFSVQKDPTSPPAFLIELATPISGLVKEMASGLVRIALECDKAKEEEKEEGEKGRRRHGGGDKTKAAVPRRLVEEPTWRTYCNGKKCGFATRRECGEKEKKVLKALEMVSMGAGVLPETEETSVGGGGGGDVMYMRAKFERIVGSRDSEAFYMMNPDSNGAPELSIYLLRI from the coding sequence ATGGCGAAACCAAACTCAGATGACTTCGCCTCCAAGAGACACAACAGCTTCCACTGGACACGAAAAGTCGGATCAGACGAAAACGACGACGTTTCCTCCCATAACCCTCTTCCCGACAACACTAAACCACTTCCAAAACACAAtccttcctcttcatcttcctcgACTGCAATCACTCCCAAAAGAAAACTCCAATCTTTCGCCGTCTCTCGTCTCCGTTCAGTCATCGCTTCCCTCAGCAGAGCCCGACCCGGTAACAACAACTCCGGACTCGGGTCACGGGTCGTGGGCACGCTTTTCGGATCACGCCGCGGGCACGTGCATTTCTCAGTCCAGAAAGATCCGACTTCCCCTCCGGCGTTTCTCATCGAGCTCGCGACTCCGATCAGCGGACTGGTCAAGGAGATGGCGTCGGGGCTCGTGAGGATCGCTCTGGAGTGCGACAAGGCCAAggaggaagagaaagaagaaggagaaaagGGAAGACGCCGCCACGGCGGAGGAGATAAGACGAAGGCTGCGGTTCCACGGCGGTTGGTGGAGGAGCCGACGTGGAGGACTTACTGCAACGGGAAGAAGTGTGGGTTCGCGACGAGGAGGGAGTGTGgtgagaaggagaagaaagttCTGAAGGCGCTTGAGATGGTTTCCATGGGCGCCGGAGTTTTGCCGGAGACGGAGGAGACATCCGTCGGCGGCGGTGGCGGTGGTGATGTAATGTATATGAGGGCGAAGTTCGAGCGAATCGTGGGGTCGCGTGATTCGGAGGCTTTCTATATGATGAATCCTGATAGCAATGGAGCTCCTGAGCTCAGTATCTATCTACTCAGAATCTGA